The sequence below is a genomic window from Lolium perenne isolate Kyuss_39 chromosome 4, Kyuss_2.0, whole genome shotgun sequence.
gaagtcaatcacttgaaggccaaggttgatagactccaagttcaagccaagtacttggaaggaatcattgaagccaaagatggagccaaagagggctcttgcaatgaaggaggagtggctaccaagccaaagagaaagaggaagaggaggaccaagaagaagatggacaagaagaacatggagaccaaccgtgaagggagcaatgctagctcaagaagggatggagtgtccaactccgcctcgacgggtttcgccggctctaacaacccttctcatgttctttttgttgattactatggacatattcgtgctcgctttattggtcctccaaaggacaatgttgattggactatttgggttcccaaatcccttgttactaacatgctaggacccattgaaaaatgggtacctaaatccaagacttgattccttgtaggactatgcttccggtggcgctaaatgggtggttgatagtggagccacaagtcatatgaccggaagcaaggatattgttgtcgacctcatgCCTTCACTCTCTACCATTtcttatggcgacaacacgtgctcaaaggtattgggtctttgcaaggtggtggtaacacccgacatctcacttgtgaatgtcctccttgtcgagacccttggttacaacttactctccgtttatcaaattgctcgtatgggactatgcacattctttgatgaacatatggtggtcctcttgtggagcaagacacccaatgtagcttttgttggatatgtagagaacgattTGTATGTTGTTGACTTCTCCAGAAAGACAACTtcttccgctctttgcttattcgccaaaggtgacaagggttggttatggcatcgccgactagcccatgtcaacatgaggactttgcaaagtctccacaagggtggccacattctcggactaaaagaagatgtctctttttgcaaggatcgtgtttgtagggcttgcgtacaaggaaagatgcatggagctcctcacaaggccaagactatcatttctaccacaagatgcttggagctcctacatgttgatctctttgggccaccgtctcatgaaagtcttggaggaaagaagtattgcctcgtcatcgttgatgactattcatgctattgttgggtattcttcttcaagtacaagagtgagactcaacggaccatgatggagtttgccaaccaagttcaacgcaagtacgacaacaagattctcgcaataaggagcgacaatggaacggagttcaagaactacacattggatgaattcctcggtgaggaaggaatcgaacaccaatactccacgccatatactccccaacaaaatggggtcgccgaaaggaagaatcgaaccttgatcgaagccgctcgaaccatgatgatggaatacaagtccaactacaatttttgggcggaagctatctctaccgcttgccatgctactaatcgcctctacttccgcaaaggtcttgagaagacaccgtatgagatcctcaccggcaacaagcctaatgtgtcatacttcaaggtcttcggatgcaaatgctacatacttgtcaaggacacacgcctatccaagtttgattcaagagctcaagaaggaattttcgctggctatgctacggattctcacgcctatagagtcttcaacaagtcaagtggacgtgttgtagaatcttgtgatgtgactttCGATgaggatgatagatctttggaggagcgaagtgcttcttgtgagaaaggagatgcaattcccccggataccataggaaggatgggtgtgggcattcgcctacctcaaacactaccttctatgagtaccggggaaggaccaagttccacccaagtggagccatctacaccacaaggccaagcttcttccgttgatctaacaaatgcaagccaacctctacaacaacctcaagttcaacctcaacctcaagatcaaccccgacatctacaacaacaatcaagtccaagttcacctcaacaagctcaaggacaacatacaccgcaagctcgtctacttcaacacccaacatcaagtgaccaaggtcaagcttcaagttcttctccgagtggttcggggacaatcttcatggacaatgacattccctatacccccgagccatccggatctcatgacaaggttgcctctttcaacaacaatggaggtcaaggcgaggacctaaaccgtgatgaaggccaagaggactctcaagaaccatctcctcaagccgacactcgccgtgaagattctACTCCAAGACACTTGcgactcaagtctcattccttgcatgacatcattggtgatctaaagagaaatgtcaccactcggaggcaacttgcaaacttttgtgcgcaccatgcctttgtctctagagtggaaccactcaaagttgatgatgctctcaacgatcccgattggttgaatgcaatgcaagaggaactcaacaacttcaaaaggaatgatgtatggactctcatgaagcgacccgatcattgccgcaatgttatcggcaccaagtggatcttcaagaacaagcaagatgaaagtggcacggtcatccgcaacaaagcaagattgatgcatggcacaaggctattctcaagttgaaggcgtggactttggcgaaacctttgcacccgttgcaaggcttgagtccatccgtatccttttggcctttgcctcacatcatggctttaagttgcaacaaatggatgttaagagtgcttttcttaatggtcctctacatgaggaagtatatgtgaagcaacccccggggttcgaggatccccattttccggaccatgtcttcaagctcaaaaaggccctatatggtctcaaacaagctcctagagcttggtatgagcatctcaaggagttgcttgaagaccgtggtttccaagtggggaaaatcgatcccactctttttactaagaaggtcaatggggagcttttcgtatgccaactctatgtagatgacatcatatttggctctactaacacaaaattcaacgatgagtttgctatgttgatgacaaataggtttgagatgtcaatgatgggtgaactcaagtacttcctcgggttcgagatcaagcaaatgcggcaaggcaccttcatcaatcaagcaaagtacctccaagacatgctcaagcgctttgatatgaaggacgccaaggggatcggaactccgatgcaactcaagtgtcaactcactcttgacgagggcagcaaggcggtggataccaagctctaccgttcgatgataggttcgcttctctacctttgtgcctctcgcccggatatcatgttgagcgttggtatgtgtgcacggtttcaagcaagtcctaaggaaagccaccttgtggcggtcaagaggatctttcgatatttagttgataccccacacttcggattatggtacccaagggacacggactttgctttggttggtttcaccgactccgattgggcgggcgacaagattgataggaagtctacctccggagcatgtcactttcttggaagatctttggtgtgttgctcctcgaagaagcaaaattgtgtctccgtctccaccgcggaagccgagtatattgccgcggcaagtagttgtgctcaaatcttatggatgaggcaaaccttgcgggactatggactcgagtatagcaaggtgcctctcttgtgcgacaatgagagcgcaatcaagatcgcctacaatccggttcttcatggcaagacgaagcacatcgagatacggaaccacttcatcctggaccacattgctcgcggagatattgtactatcctatattggcaccaaggagcaattggcggacatcttcacgaagcccttggatgagaagcgctttattgagttgaggcatgagctaaacatcattgatccgtcgaactttgcttgaccgtcgtgcgcacataccaatcttaccgtcatatctagaggaaaggcacgcatggacatagggggagtgcggtttaaatccattgagctatcactccccccataatgcataaagaaatccaaaacatttgctatttgtcaattaagtgacttatgagcttcatgttgagttgtagtccgtgagtcctagatacatctacgcgacctcacaactactatactcttatacggtggcttcggccaccaacatcCCCTCTTTgcgggtttttcggttcttcgtgaccttgtttttgtttttcttctttgctttcttcttttTGTTTTTTAGAACCTCCtccaagcttgttttctcgtgatttttgcaagcttggttgtatgttcttttctccatctctctagttccgtttccctcctttttggtgttccgatgccaaagggggagaagttcctaggtggatggagacctttgttgtttgtagccgtttggttctagttgcttatcttgtctctcggctacatcaacaaccccatggaggcattctattgtgagtttgggtattctcaaggctatggtatgataacttcacccaaatctccgtatatgatctcatgttgcctccatatcgtgcatatgcctcttgaacatgtcatctatctatgttgcatatgcgcttggtttgtaaaaactagggggagtgatgtctctataacatgtgtatttgtattcaaatacatattcatgatatgcacatgtgtagggggagctccgtctagtttttgcaaatctaatgttctcatcataatatcatatgttattgtcaactcttgtgttttcatcaaacaccaaaaagggggagattgtaagagcaaaattcatatcccatgttttgtgtgtttgatgacaacacttgagtaatctcaccgtgtgccttgagtatcattgttagatttgcaagtacacggtgacctcgccggacgcgtcaagatcagaagactgaagcgtagttgataggttttccggttttgtgtgcgtttagcgaggtaacaaagttggagagaaaaaggaaaGGAAACCAGTTTTAGCTGTACTACCGgcactgtagcggtagtaccgctacccctataggtaccgccctcgtGGTACGCCTCGAGTTCTGCTGAATTTGTCCCCCGAacaagttgcggtacccctgcagcactggcggtagtaccgctcacgagcggtagtaccgctcaaggtaccgcagaggtaccgtaacgagttacggtcagatccgctccggtaccgccctggtaccgctctggatccagtaagctctggaccctattgcggtaccacgagcggtaccgcgggcggtagtaccgctctgggtcctttgaccagatctggggtgatttcgaactcagggcggtagtaccgcttgccccaaagcggtagtaccgcttaggccgaaACTGGgtgtaacggttggatttggaggagcctatttaagggccccttcttccctacccgattttatctcttccccttctctctcctccattgttgctgagcttaattcttgtggatctccttccccctccaaccaatcttgccctaattttgaggataggtggaggagaccccgatctatagctctaccaagagagatttcacaaatactagctattccttagtggatcttggtggtagggttcctttggtggatcttggagaagagttcctttggtggagcattggggagttcctttggtagagccttggagagttcctttggtggagccttggagagtttcttggtggagcattggaagagttcctttggtggagcattggtgatgggttcctatggtggagcattggagatgtgcagctatggagactagcttggtgatgtactagctccatagggtgttgggagcatccttgtgtgtgtggagctcgccccaaccttgtgaaggaatcaccgcctcgaccggtgccttagtggaagagggagagcacctccgtggagctctctcgaggaagagggtggggccttccttcgtggtgtggccgcctagtctcttgtgtgagactagcacctcctcaacgcagacgtacctcctttagtggagggaactgcgggaaacaaacctcgactcgcctcgcgcccccccggttgtctcgctcctcactttgtttatcttgttgattcctttacttgttgcacatgctctagcttcattgtaggatcacccccattgctaaaagtcacacctttactttccgttgcataaaacttgaaaaagactaaaaattgccgtagcgccattcacccccccccccccccccctcttgttcgctacgatccgttcatcAACCAAATGCGGACTGCCGGAATTCGACCATCTGAAATATACAACTTTTATGAAGAATGGTGTGGTGGAGCTGAAAATGTGCCTTTCTTAGAAATGGATTCCAATAATTACATAAGAACTGAGCGCATGAAGTATTTAGAAACCAAAGATGCACAAACTCTTTTGGAGTATTTGAAGAAAAAACAAGCTGAAGACCCTTCATTCTTTTATGCAGTGGATTTAGATAAAGAGGATGGTAGGATAGCTAATTTCTTCTGGGCAGATGGACAATCAATAATGGATTATTCTGAAGCTTTTGAAATCCTTATGCGCCTTTTGCACTACTAAATCAGTTACTTGCAGAAACAGACCTCACTCGACACATTCCACTTCTATACTGACAAATGAGTATTGAACACTTAAGATGATTTGATATACTTGAGAGTAGTACATCCTGATATACATTATCTGAACGTCTCTACTTTTCCATCAACGCAAGCATTCAAAAAATATTACTACAGGAGTatccaatacatcaacacaagcaTTCAGAAAATGGTGTCGCCTAGCTGCCGGCGTGTAGCCACCGCGCCGGCCAGCTGCTCCACCGATATCAGGTACATCGCCGACTAGCCGAGTTGCCTCGCCGTTGCCTCCGTTGTCATCACAGGGAAGTATGGCTTTGCCTGTCTGCGCACTCGTATGGCCGCCGGCAACTCAACCAAGCTCTATGTTACCTGTTTGGCATGGTTCGAATACTGGAACCAACAGGGGAATGAAGGAGTGCGTGGCCGTCAAAATAAAGGCTGATATTGATCGAGCAACCGCTCCATGGAATTCCATATTAGTAGACGGAAATAAAGGCTGAGAATCAGGAATAACATATCCGGAATTAAAACTAATTTGAGAGTGCTTTGAGATTATAATGTACAGGTGTCATCTCCTGGGATGGGTCTATCCTTTTGGGGTGATAGACCTGGTCTCGTAGGTTTTTTCCCCGACATATATGTACAATTTCCCGGCCATGTTTCTGACAGCTAAATTATCAGAAACTAACTATGAGGCATTTCCCGCGTTTGTCCGGCATCGGATCCAACTCCGACGACAGCATCAACGTGGAACGCAAGACAAGGCGAGATGATGCTAGATGCCTTTTTGCTCCGGCTGTACCGTGATGCCGGCGCGCCATGTCTACTCGCTTTCCGGGATGGCGGTCAAGTCGGGAGAGAACCTCGGCGGCGATCTCCCTGCACGGTACGCGACCACCCGTTTCCGGGCCACCACCGGCTTCGCCGCAATGAAAGTCATCACCGCATCGTCCGAGTAGTCCTCCTCGGATGGCTCGAACACGAGCGGCGCAACGGAGCCTCGTCGGCGCCGCCCGCCAGCAGAGGAGGCGGTGGCGGCCTTGACGAGCGCGGCGCTGGCCTTGACGGCGAGTGCAGACACCTCCTCGAGGGTAAGGCGTCGGCGTAGCATCTCGTCCGGGAGCACGAAGTATATCTGCCCCGGCCGGAGCTCCTCGCCTCCGGCCACCGCCGTGACGGAGCCCTCGAAGCCCATCGTGTCGGCGTCGCAGAGGAACCACCCCTGCTTGCCTTGGCCAACCTCCTCCAGCGCCATAGCTGCCGTGGCCGGATGAGAGTACTCCCGGAGCTCGCCGCTGGGCAGCACCACCCTCGCGGTGGCCACGCCGTCGGCTGCCGCGTCGTACGACACGCAGAGACCCATTGTAAGCGGTGCGGTCTCTGCTCCTCGGTAACACGAAGCGATTGTAATGTTGCTAGCTTCAGCTTAGTTCTTGGTGATGCCCAATGTGGTGTGCTGCCGCCTGCCGGAGACGATGGGGAGGAAGAGGTTATATATAGCGGAGGAGTACCAGGAAGACGGAGCGGGGAGACAGAGGAAAGGTTGTCGTGTAGCCGAGAGTGGGTGCAGCACAGGCTGGAGCCTGGAGCTTTGTTGCCGCCAGCGAATGGCGTCGAGCCGTGGACTCGATTCGGCGGGCTTTCCATGGCGAACACAGTCAACTGGCTATTCGGGGATGATATATTTATCGTTCTTGAACAAGCTCACGGTGAACTCTGCACAACTAGCAAAAATTTCTGTACGCGGTTAAGCTGCAAACATACAGGCTACAGTCCAGCAGGAAAGCTCTAACCGCCATGTAAGAAAAAAAACTCAAAAATAAAGAATAAGAAATATTCGAGAAGCAACTCAGTGGATTGAAGAAAGTCAGAAATAATTTGCATCGTTCTTATCACTACTACTTTGTCGAAGTTAAGAACCATCTGATCTGAACACTCAGGTTTTGCGCAATTTCAAGGTGATGATAAGACTTTTATGGGATTCTAGAAGTATCGGCTAAGAAATACTACCTCTGTATTCCGTCCTAACATGCAATGGACTTTTTTTCACACGATCTTTGTAACTCAAGGACGCCTTACATTTTTGAATGGATGGAGTAATTATCATGGTATACTAATATTGTTCCTTGCCTTTTCTAAATAGCACAGAATGCATACTTCCTGTTGGTTTCGGCTTAGTTTCTATCAGACGCTAGCATTAGGAGCGGCGTTTCTTTTTATTGTTGGTAGTTGTAATATTCTGAACATGGTTTCGTTATCTCTCTGGTAATGAAATTTGATCCCTTGTTGGATCGCTTGGAAAAAAATGGCATAGAATGCACAAGAAAATAGCATCATCAACTATTTATACTTGTTCGAAgaacttttttgtttttttgttttgaaaGGAGTGTTCTAAGAGAGTGTGTTAGCTTTTGCAGTTGTGGGTAGGCCAAAAGGCTTCACCAAAGTATCTAGCATGCCGctcattcccccccccccccccgacctGCTCtcaagttgctacagtagctgcTCCCTTCCTCTTCTTCTCCGGGCTACTCCTTCCTCCTCTCCGCCGGAGTAGCCGGCCGGAGATGGAGAGGAGTTAGCGCCGGTTGTATATATGTAGGATCTGCTCTTTGCTTTGGTCCCCTAGTGGCGTCTTGGAGTTGTGCCTCAGATCTAGGCGACAAGATCTGGGGGCTAGGGTTCTTTTCCCTCCATCTATGTCTCCAATGGTCGGAGCGTACGAGCGAGGAGAGAGCCACCGTCTCCGTTAATAAGGTAGTTGTCGCGGAGCTGCTGAGGAGCTGTGAAGCGGAGCCCcccctggccggccatggaggcgaggggGAGGGGCGATGCTTTCTGCGGCACGCGGCGGAGCTTCTtctggccggccgtggaggcgaggagaAGAAGCTAAGCTGTGGGCTCTCCCCGGCGGAGCAGAGGTCCAGGTTCTTCTCTCTGGCTCTGGGTGTGGTGAGGTCTTGGGTCGTTCTTTCCCCTCCTTGTGGTCATGGAGACAGACAGGAGGGGGACAACCTCAGTGCTCATCGACCTAGAGACAAGAGGCACATGAGTGAGCGTGCGGTGCTCACTGTGTTGGAAGCTTTCGTTCGGCGGAGGACGTCAAGCGCCGGCGCCTTCAGCCGCAGCTCTTTTTGGCCAAGGGGGCATCTCCGCACCTCGGAGGATCCGCCTCCGGGGAGTATCTACTTCCTGCAAGCCCAAGTGCTGTTTGGGAAGATTTTTGATCTTGGCATGGTGATCCATCCTGGCGACGAACCAAGTGGCGCTGTCCCCGGCGTCGTCGCCAGCGACCATGACCCAAGATCTAGTCGGcgcggtggagaagaaggacctGATTGCTTTCTTTTTTATCTTTCTGGGTTCCTTTTTGTAAGATTTATGGACTCTTGTGCTATTGTTTCCAAAGCCAAGGTTCTTTCTGTAATTGTTCCCACCGACTAATGAAGCTTCCAGGCCCTCCGTGGCCTTATCTGTTTAAAAAAAAAAGTATCTAGCATGCTATGCCGTACGTGTAGACGGCCAAATGTATGGAGTATCCTGGAGCGAGGGGAGCAAGGTGGGTGCACGGGAGCGGTGCCATGCATGTGGAACGGTACGCGTGGCGCGGCAGGCGGGGGCCGGGAAAGTTGATGGGGTTCACGTGAACGCATGAATTCATGCATGCTAGGAGGCTAGGAGCTATAGATGTGTACCGCTCACACAATACATATAGCTACAACTGTACATGAGCTGTGCTGCCTGTGCATGGACACCTTCATACGTCCAGGAGGGCGAGGACGTGCACCGTTATTTTGGTCCGAAATTTAAAACGAACGTCACATACGTGTCTAGACTCTAGACAAAACTCATGTTAAAACACTACATGAACAAATCAAGGTGCCTTCGGCACATGCCATTTTGGCTGTCGGTACTTGGCTGTCGGCACAATTGTATCTTGACATAGACCATTTGGTCATCGGCATAGCCACTGCCGTCGGCATAGACCTCCGGTGGGCCCGGCGAAGGCCTAACATCCGTTAGCCCAGGAAAGTCATATGTCGATGACAATGGTGCatcatttttcaaaaaaaaaaaaaaaaattcgagCCAAATTTTTGAATTGTTCTACAGTTTAATCTCTAGGCGTGTTTAATATTAGGTTGACTTACTTATTAATAGTCAAATTTCCCACTCAGTCACCCATCCTCTAACTTGTCCAATTCCAGCACACTtaacttagggtgtgtttggtagcccggacCAGTAGAGAATCGCTATCTACACTCATACAAGCTGACCCTAGCTAAGCTGAGTTGGGATATTCTCACGTGTTTGGTAGCTCGGCTGTGTTGAGATATGTTGAGTGCGTCCCTTGTTTGGTGGTTGTATACTTGTATGGACCGAGAGATGCTGAATAATTTGCACTGAAGCCCATGAATACAAATATGAAAGCAATCAGATCCCTATACATAGAAATAAAAAGcaatcaaatccatatacatagaaaacaaaagcaatcgggtccctgcTGTGGCCGTGGCTTGCCGTGGCCGTGGCGGCGCCGGCCCTTGCCGTGGCCGTGACGGCGCTGCCCGTGGTCGTGGCCCTGGCGGAGCTCGCCCTCGCCGCGGCCGTGGCCGTCGCGTGGCTCAAGACGGAGTCGGGGAGGCGGCGGCACAGGGACTCGAGGAGACCATTGCTGGCGGAGCTCGTCCGTCGCGTGGCGGCGGAGCCCGACgtcggggaggcggcggcgcaggcgGGACTAGAGGAGGAGGTTGCTGCCGCTCGTCCGTCGCATGGCGGTGCAGGCCGGCGGCGGGGAGGCGGTTGCTGGCGCAGTGGCCGTAGCGTCGGGGAGGCGGCGACGCATCGGGGTCGTGGAAGATGTGCAACGCGAGAGCAgttcggggggggggggaatgAGGGCCGGGGCGGTTGACCCCTGTTGGTCTTGGCCCACGAGCGAGGCGCGCGTGGGGATTTTCGGGCGAGGCCAACCCTGCCCAACTGCGAAGCTCGATTTCGGCTTCTCTATCGGGCAGGGCTGAGGGGCGTTTTTCGTATGAGGTGGGCACTGCCCACTTGACCCGAACCAACCTAACAAACAACCAAAACAGAAAAAAGTTAGGTTGAGATGAGAATCTCTGAGGTcggccgggctaccaaacacacccttatttGTTCCTTCCGGATGAGCTAAGTTATTCTTTGTTGACAATAGTACCATATTAATCCTTGGGCCTTGACatcacacttctttattatttGAATTTCAAACAATTATTTCACTGAATACATTATTTTTTAAAACAATAAATCTTGCAACAATAAAataaataatttttatttttattttttatcgtCAAAATCTTAAACCTAAATAAACTCCTATTTCCTTTTTGATTTTGAGCAATCTAAACGGTTGTAGGAGGTTGAAATCGGATGTAAAATTCTCCGTAcatatattttcatataaaaaatATTTTCATAGGAAACTAGAAAAGCTGTTTTACTGAAACATGACACCATTttacataatatatcaaaattcatgtttgttaattttcctaAAACTAGTACACATAACACGTGGTCATCTCAAAGGACttaattttttaaaatttctagTATTTTCTTATATAATTTTGAAAACTAAAAGGGCGATTCCAAAAAAAAAAGCTGGTGACTATGCCAACGGCAAAGAAACCTTTTCCGTCGGCATAGTCCTAACAGCGTTGCCTCGCCATCACAGCGGACACCGATGTGCCGACGGTCGTTGTTCATGTGCCGACGGTAGCTGTCGGCATAGGTTTCCCTATGTCGACGGCTTTCTTGTGTCTACGGCTTGCTTCACGGCATACCCTGTTTGAACCATGTGCCGACGGTCCCGACAAAAAGCCGTCGGCATAGGAAAAGGCTATTGGCACCTTCACGTTTCCCTAGTGAAACTCTAAAGTGCAACAAGAGTTTACGAGAATTTGGTGAAATCCCTACCTTCACCAAATCTTCTCAATTTTCCGCAATGTCTTGTTTGACTAGTCCCTACCTTAAGTGGACTGTAGTGTTTTGGAAAGTATTAGTACGGTATATTTAGATTTGATGGAACCTGACGTCCATACACCTTAGAATCGGTAGATTTGGTGTTTTGTGACGATGATCCCCACGAATCCTCGCAGAAAAAACATATACCAAGCTGGACCTGAAGGTTTTGAAGATATTACTACTACATGTCTGCATGGGTTACAGCTGACCTGAACACTCAACTTCCAATGCCTGCTTAGAAACGACAAGCCGTTCACACCCTATCCACATGCCATGAAACTTGCTTACGCTGTTTCTTTTTTGTTAGTTTGGCTATTCTGACCAGCCCCATGCATGCATGATCGTGGTCGTCTCCGAACCACAGGATATAGACAACCactcgtcgcccgatcaacggtCCTTGGCTCTCCACAAGACCGATCGATCTGGTGTCAGTCCAAACCAGCTGAACGCCAAAGAAGACAAACGACGCCATTCTTCAGGTCCACGCATCGACCAATAGAGGATCAGGGGATCATGCGCGCGTTCTTAAACAGCAGC
It includes:
- the LOC127292665 gene encoding uncharacterized protein, whose translation is MGLCVSYDAAADGVATARVVLPSGELREYSHPATAAMALEEVGQGKQGWFLCDADTMGFEGSVTAVAGGEELRPGQIYFVLPDEMLRRRLTLEEVSALAVKASAALVKAATASSAGGRRRRGSVAPLVFEPSEEDYSDDAVMTFIAAKPVVARKRVVAYRAGRSPPRFSPDLTAIPESE